The genomic region tttctagcgcgccggaataatagtacgtcaagcggccgccagaatagcgtccctgtcggctcaaccagcaccttaccatctccacttttgacttttgtcactttcatttaaaaaacaaatagcgAGATCTACTTCTCTTGTTGAAGGTTCAATGATATTAGTAAAgcctaaagtttactttttatacaggctgtcttaaaattatcgtattccgagttcggggcttagtgggggacatcctgttgaccaagtttaaatgtttaaaaaaaaattgaaagaaatatcaaagttgccaatatttgttcagaagtacctgattaatattctagctatgttgtatttcccttttgaacaaaaattggaaaaataaaacttttattttttagagataaagctgttttttcaagaaatgtcttttgatttatattttaatattttacataatcatcctcaccattatttcaaaatgaatgtcaacaatttatattttttatttgaagaaaacatgatgaaaaatttgaacattcagacccatatatctttgtaaagacccccccatatgttttttattttattttttcgagattccagagatttttccctagaagacccccgacttgaaatacgttaattttgcgacaccctgtataacgcTATTTTTGATATTGACATCTGCCATCCATGCATCtgggcgactcgtgttacGCCTCAGTGacatattgggtaataatttcgttatttcgcctttttaattaattttaattttaatttaattattacatatttcgtgtaattattgagaaataaatcgtgagaaatgcttcaaatgaccttacatttgacgcggtcgagccgcctgtggacatttcaactcctcggatttgaagtgtttcaagtccggttacaaaaaacAACCCTCTTCAACCGTTTCAacagagatacacaaaggtgTGATTTTCGACCTCTcaagataaaatatttttgtggaacgtcttaaattacatatttcactCTGCGAGGTCGtgacattttataatttttcaacccctaATCGGTCATTATTATCCCCCACAAGCCAAACCGCACTTGATCTGCACACCGTTATCGATCTGTCAGGCATCTTTTCAACCCCTCCATCACATTTTGTCAGCAGCCAGGAGGTAAAATCGAagtaatacattttatttcggTGGAAGGACATTTTTTAACCCTCCGTCTGGATCGTTTCCTTGTACAAATATTGCGGGAGAAGtgtttatttcgaaataagcGAGTCATGATTGCAACTTGTTGACACAGGAAAAGAGTCGCTTTGCACGTTTTTCTTGAGGTCGTCGAAGTGCAGACGGCAAAAGGGATTCGGGGGTTGTATTTACACAGAGGTGTCGCAAATgggagaattttttaatttaggttATGCAAAGAAACTTGAACAGCTGCACTGGTGGATGCGGGATTTTGAGGCGGGGGGCGTTTTCCTGTGACGAAAAAGCAAGTAGTAATGAAGGAACGAgttgtgtaaaaaaaaaacacaacaaaacgGGGGAATCTCTTTAGCACCGAATCAATGAGTCACGCGAAATTGGAGTATTTCGCGGCGTTCTCTTACGTCCCCCATGTTTAAACTATAGTTTAAGTTGATTTGTAGACATTGTCTAAATcatttcctgaatattttcttCAGTCCAAATGTACGATAAGGTGTGGTGAACCCATTTGTATGTTTTTTTACTACTATTATTTATGCAATCAATAGCTTTtaatacaagtgagcaaagtagtgcatttaatcacgagtacggAAATTGGGCGTCTGAGCCAAAGGCGAGGACTCCAACCGTATgagtgattaaatgcacgttTGCTCATGCGCGTTGAATCagattttttccatgatcaaaTAAAGTCGCGGAATCGAAATTTCAGGCAGcattttttgtactttttgaattttgagttaattgcAGTAAGTGTATTTAAACCATCGCTTTCACCTGCTACCTATCCcttattatgccacaaatcactattttttaatgtaaataaatcaaaatgacaaaaatatgacaagattaaaaaatgaggttatgttaacGTAAACTGTACGTTCCTATCATTATCTATCTgcatcactatttttcataactGTTAAAATCACTGAAACAATAACTTCTACAAAATTAGCCCAACAGGGAaatcacgaaaaaaaaattttttttttacttttacaaaaTTAGCCCAACAGGGAACTCACGAATACAGTTTTTCACAATGAAACGTGGatcaacaaaattccaaacaaaagaggttatgttgttaggCGTTGCGTGTTCGTGATTGGTTTactgattttagtttaatcaGTGATACCAACACATTTAATATGAATTTTTCCAGAAGTTTACCCCaagcaatttcacgttttttcgtcaatggaaatctaaataataagtcaaaaataagacaagctttagttattaatattcagaaagtattttaaaaacaaattaaaaaaaaactttcagtacaacatatttggcgTCCTCTATCGAcacactcgcaaaacattcactttgctcactagtgagaaaatattttttcctcactagtgattcagtTGCCTTCTTtgctcactattttcagtgagcaaagACCACTGAAACTCAATGATCattgaaaaaacttttttatgagcatttttaaaatttttattcatacTATACAAATGGATTGGCGTAGTTCTTCCTAGCTTACGTCATATTCGCCGATATTGTTACAAATAGTGCACATTAactaacattttgtaatttatgtgACAGTGAAATTTCGACTCACTCCTTCATACGACTTAACTTGATTAGTGAAAGTTTTGTGGTGCCCATGATGCCTTATCCGGTACTCTCCTGGTTCCACACCCTCCCTGACATCCCATTCGATGGTAACCTCACTGGTACCTGTCGCAACATTCATCCGCTTCCACAGATATCTAAACCCGTCACAAATTCCATTGAAAATGTTGCCAAAATCTCATAGAGCTAAGTACCTTGTCTCCCAATTTGCATCGTTCGCCACAACCACCCACTCGTTCTCTTTCGCTTTCTCCACACTGATGTAACTACCTCCTCGTAGAGTGTCATGTCTTGGGTTTCCCCCAACCTGAAGCACTCATCTAACTCCTGTGTTTTACAAAACTGTCAACTTACAAATTTGACGACGACAGTGTCTCCAGAAGAGACACTTTCAACTGGTTGCTGTAGACACTCGCCGAAATTTTGGCCTACACCATCAGGCCCGGCTGGTAACACAGTCATGGCTGGAGAGGAATAATCTGGAGGAGTCGGTCCTGGATCTACTGTCTGTCCCTGGAAACATTTCCCCAAAGATTTTCACACTTCTGGAATTGTCTCGTTTTACCTTGACCATCGCGCCCGCCAACTCTTTGTATTTGTTTATGTAGAGGTTGAGAGTTTGAGGCCCAAAAATAGTAGACGCTCCTTCGTAGCGCTGCAACTGAATAGAAAGAACAAACAGTCAGTACAGAAATGTCTCCACTCACTTGGTACTCTTCTGGGGTTGCAATGTAGTTGGTGTAGTCATTACTATGTCCTGTAATGACGGGTTTTGTGTCTTCTGGACCACCGTTACTGATTATGATGTCTTGGACCGCATCCCTCAGTCTCCTCCCGGACATGGTGGTGAACTCACCTGGTACAGCTATCAGAGCGATTTGTCCAAAGAGAAGAATTTGAGTGGGGACTATTCGGGGTTGCCAGGGCAGTGGGAAATTTGCCTAGAAGGATTTGTCACCAAGGGGATGGTTTATGTGTCAGACTCACCCTTCCGGTGTTGAACAAGATGGGTTTAGGAGCGTGACAGTCTTTTTCTTCTTGGGTGGAAGTGGGGATGGAGTTACGAATGATGTTCCAGAACAAGCTGTCACTTTCGGTGCCTTGTTTAAAAGGGAATTCGCCGGGACCGTCGGTGGTACCGCCTCCGAAGGCGTAGCCTAAGGCTGGAGTACACCCCTGTATCTAAAGAGatcgttaaaaatgttgtctctaaatttaatttgacaagaaTTTAGTCTTGTGAATGAAGTTAAGGAAGAAGCGAAAAGCGAGGAGAAACCACAGCAGAAAATGGTCAAAGGTTTTGGTGTCTTGGAACCATTTCTAAATAGAAAGACAAAACAGCTCACGTTTGATGAGattccaagaaaaattaaattcgaaAGATAGTACTAATTTGCGTACTTCCTGTTCAGTACCGTTGCTTAAAGTGATCGTGGCCTGCTGGCTGGGCATGTCCACGTACTGGTGTATGTATTTGACCGGTCCCGTGACCTCCACGGGTTCCTCTTGGTGGAACAGCTCCTGTCAAGGTACCAAAATCAGTACCCAAGAGTACCCATCACAGATTCTTGCCTTCGCTTTATCTGAAAGCTTTCCAGCGATGATTCTCGTACTTTCAAACATATTATCTCCTGGTCCAAAAGCTATGCAAGTTGTCGCATCGCCGTTGCAGGTACTAGTCACAAAATCGCACTCTTCTCCCGTATCCACACAAATCGGACCTTTGGTGTTGGGCGAGACATCCCCCAAGTTCGACGAAGCGAAAGCACCCACGAACTCGCCCTAAAAGCTCGTTGAAAGCTTGTCACGTGGAAATATCTCAACAGTTACCGTTCCGGGGAGAGATCCGTTGTTGAGATGAGCTTCCAACAGGATGGAGGCGTAGCCCATATTGTCCGAGCTGACCAAGCAATTGGTACTGTTCATGGAGTTGGCGTGAACGGCGAACCAGTTGATGGCCCCGATGGGTTGGTTGTCGGATGATCTGACGAATTTCAACTGGACCATTTCTTTGTCGACGTCGTAGTCGTACCTGCACCAATCAGAGTTATGGGAGAAGGGAGTATGGCAAGAGGTCTCACTTGGCGCGTTCCTCTTCAGGGTTGTACAGATAGGAGGCGGGGCTGCGGTTGATATTCGCATCCAAGAGGGTACCATTGGTCAAGAAAATCTTCCCTTCCACCATGTTTTCATGAGCGTTTATGATCgactgaaattaaaaacacaattggTTTCAAGTGAAAAGGAATATCTTTCGGTTACCCGTGTTATGCCGTCGACTAAAGCGTCGAAGCTCTCTTGGGCAAATCCAAGTGTCGATACTTGTAAGAGAAACTGCATGTACCACCCCCCGGGGGTGGAATGCGTGTGAATCCCGCTCAGAATCACATTCTCGTGGGTGTAAGTGTCGTTGTAGAGACTCGCGAGACCTCTCAGAACCTAGAATTATCTGTGCAGTTGAAGAGATTTTGGAAATGATCAGGTGGTACCTCTCTTTTTACCACATGCGCCATGGAATGTGAGTCCACGGAGACGAAGACGACCCGGCTGTCCCCATCATCGATGATGAAAGCTCTGGAAAATTGTCGCAAGTGGAGGCCACATCCCACTTGGGAAATTTTCGCGAAGCCCACCTACAAGCCAACAAGCAAATGCTGGAAAGAGGAAGTTTTCAGTACTCACGAAGATGATTTCGGCGGCGGGACCGGTGCAATCGCCTCGACCGACACCGATTTGGTAGTCGGCGTCGATTTGACTCGGTTGGAAGATAATTAAAAGAAGAAGAGCAGCTTTAAATTTCATTCTGGTGTGTcttcaatcaaaaattttgctctCCACGTAGTATCTGCTCCAAGCAAAGAAGATAACAGTAGGGCCTATTGATGTGAAGAAACAAACAGTAACAGTTTTGGTAGACTACTTAACACTTGGTGTCCAGGTGAATTACCAGTTCCGTTTTTTATCAGttacattttcataaattatacAGTTTATTTTGTAACTAATTACCTAACCTTATAGGTGGAATTGTGGCAAAAAACAACAGGAAGCAAGACCACATACAAGAAAGATAATTTGTGACTTATTCTTCATCTTACATTTGAAAGCACATCTGTTGGCAGAAatcaaaatattgaaaaagtgCTTGTGACAATCTTGGTTTAGATCCAAACACACACGATGGAACTTTATAAACAGTTGCTAGTGACACGTTTtcccaatttttaaaatcttttgaaatttaaaaatggtcaTTTTATGGAGACCATGACCCCGCCAAAGCGTAAGCGTATCGCACAAAACTGTACGAGTTGTTTTTGCTTATCAGTCCCgttattttatttctcatcGTTTCAAGCAATTATCAATTCTTAATGTTTATTCAAGGTAAATAtattacataaaatattttgccaGTCATGCCACCGTGAAAGTCTGAGTTACTCCCTCGTAGCGGTTAATCTTTCCCAATTTAGTTTTGTAGTGTCCGTTGTGCCTTATTCGATACTCTCCTGGTTCCACGGTCTTCCCCACGTCCCATTCTATGGTAACCTCGTTCTCGCCGGTCAAAAAATTTGTCCTTTTCCAGAGATACCTAAAACCAAGCACGCCTCATTTCTGAGTATACCCAAAACTTGCAAAGTACCTCGTTTCCCAGTTGGCATCAGTCGCCACAACTAACCAATCATCCCCGTTCGCTTTTTCCACACTAGTGTAACTACTCCCGTGTAGACTGTCATGTCTAGGATTTCCTGCCGCCTGAAGCAATCTCCttgtttcacttttttacAAAACCATCAACTTACAAATTTGACCACGACAGTGTCCCCAGACGAGACACTTTCAGAAGGTTGCTGTAGACAGTCGCCGAAATTTTGACCTAGTGCAGTACCATCAGCTGCGGCTGGAAACACCAAAGTGATAAGTTGCGACGAGAAATCTGGAGGCGTTGGTCCTGGATCTAATGATTCTCCCTGAAAAATGTTTGCCAAATATTTATACACATCGGGAGTCATCTCGTTTTACCTTGAACATTGCGGCCGCCAACTCTTTGTATTTCTTTATATAGAGGTTGAGAGTCTGGGGGCCAAAAATAGTAGATGCTCCTTCGTAGCGCTGCAACTAAGTACAAAGAACAAACAGTCAGTGCAGAAGTATCTTCACTCACTTGGTACTCTTCTGGCGTTGCAATGTAGTTGGTGTAGACATTACTGTGTCCTGTGATGACGGGTTTTGTGTTTTCTGGACCACCGTTACTGATTATGGTGTCTTGGACCGCATCCCTCAGTCTCCTCCCGGACATGGTGGTGAACTCACCTGGTACAGCTATCAGAGCGATTTGTCCAAAAAGAAGAATTTGAGTGGTGACAATTCGGGGTTGCCACTCGTAGGGAAAATCGACCTAAGAAGTTTGTAAGAAAGGGCGTTGCTTGTGTGATAGACTCACTTCTCCGGTGTTGAGTAGGATAGGTTTAGGGGCGTGGCAATCTACTTGTTCTTTGGTTGGAAGAGAAATGAAGTTGCTAAGGGCGTCCCACAAGGGGTTGTTGGTTGTGGTACCTTGGGCGAAGCCGAATTCCCCAGGACCGTCGGTAGTACCGCTAGCAAAGCTGAAGCCCATGGCTGGAGGACACCCTTGTATCTAGGGAGATCATTGAAAGATATGTTCTCGAGGTTTAAGGtttttggaagttttttgacaagaatttgTTATCTGAGGGATAAATAAGGAAAAACTGCAATACGAGATTTTATAAACATCTTCTAGCGTCTTATATTGGGTTCTAAGTGACAGACGAAATTTTCTAGTTTGGAAGAATTCCAAAAGAAaagatatttaaattattgtagaaATTTACTTACTTCTTTTTCAGTACCGTTGCTTAAAATAATCGTAGCCTTCTCGTTAGGCATGTCCACGTACTGATGTATATATCTGACCGGTCCTGTAACCTCATCGGGGTCCTCTTGGTGGAACAGCTcctgtcaaaagtgtcaaaatcaGTACTCAAGAGTACCCATCACAGATTCTTGCCTTCGCTTTATCTAGAAGCTTTCCAGCGATGATGCTCGTACTCTCGACCATATTGTCTCCTGGTCCAAAAGCTATGCAAGTTTTCACATTTCCGTTGCAGGTACTAGATACAAAATCGCACTCTTCTCCCGTATCTATACAAATGGGACCTTTGGTGTTCGGCGAGACATCCCCCAGGTTCGACGAAGCGAAAGCACCCACGAACTCGCCCTAAAAGCTCATTGAAAGCTCGCCACAACGAAAAAATCTTAACGAGCTACCGTTCCGGGGAGAGATCCGTTGTTGAGATGAGATTCCAACTGGATGGAGGCGTAGCCCACATTATCCGAACTTACGAGACAGTTAGTATTATTCATGGAAGTGGGATGGACGGCGAACCAGTTGATCGCGCCTATTGGTTGGTTGTCGGATGATCTGACGAATTTCAACTGGACCATTTCTTTGTCGACGTCGTGGTCGTACCTGCACCAATCAGAATTATGGGAGAAGGGAGTACGACAAGAGGTCTTACTTGGCGCGTTCCTCTTCGGGGTTGTACAGATAGGAGGCGGGGCTGCGATTGATGTTCGCGTCCAAGAGGGTACCGGAAGTGAGGAATATTTTGCCTTGGACCATGCTCTCGTGGGCGTTGATTATTGACTGAAAACAAGAAGTTCTACTATTTCTACAGTGTTCTCAATATAAAACTGTTCGGTACGCTAGTATTGAAGAAATTTGACCAGAAGAAATTTCACACATTGTCACCATAAGTTTTCAGTAGGATTCAGATCGGTTCTATAAGATCCCAAAATATATTAACTTCTAAATTACATTGCTTGGTGCTAAGAAAACTATGGCACCAGTACTTGTGCAGAGGGTACCACAAAGCTCTAATTCAGATCTACTACTTGTTCTAATTTTTACCATCTTGTCCCATAACAACAAAGGTAACAATGGAACATGTATAATCTGTTTACTTGTGTAATGCCGTCTACGAGGGTGTCGAAACTCTCTTGTACGAACCCCAGACTAGGAATGTCGAGCATGAGGTCCATCAAGAACCCTCCGGGAGTCGAGTGCGAGTGGGTCCCACTCAAAACAAGATTTTTCTCGGTGTAGGTGTCATTATAAAGAGCTGCGAGATTTTTCAAAACCTGAAATCACCTCTAAGAGTACCACATTTTGGACAAATTCGCTGGTACCTGTCTTCTGACGCCATGGTTCATCGTGGCAGAGTCTATCGAGACGAAAACAGCTCGATTGTCCCCATCGTCGACGATAAAAGCCCTCGAGAATTGTCGCAAGTGTAAACCACACCCCACCTGGGACAGCTTCGCGTAGCCCATCTAGAACCAAATTTGGAAGCTTCTGAAGACCACTTTTCGGGTACTTACGAAGATGATTTCGGCGACGGGGCCGGTGCAGTCGGCTCGACCAACTCCGATCTGGTAGTCGGCGTCTATTTGACTCGCttgaaaaatgattaaaaaatgaagaacCGCTTTAGACTTCATTCTGGTGTGTcttcaatcaaaaattttggtcTTTACTTAGTATCTGTGGCAAGAGAAAATAATAGTAGGAACAGTTGATGCGAAGCAAAAAAACAGCAATCGAAAGTGGCGGACGAATTATTTACAAACACTTGGTAGTCCTGGTGAGTTACTAATGTAAGCAAGCCaatttcaaaactatttcttatcaataaaatgtttacgaATGATATGCTTCATTATGCATCTAGTGATAATACCAAATGTCATAGGCGGTATCGTGGCAAAAAACAAAAGGAAGCAGTAACATAAATAATCCTacaattgaaaagtaagtACTTCTACTGATAGGAATCAAAACATTCAAAACATGTTTTGCAgtcttaaaaatttttacgaattttCAGATATTCTTGGTTCTATGTCTAAACACGAACAATAGAACAACCTAGAGTGGAATTTTTCTGCAATTTGTTTTGAACGACAGGTAGTAGTATAGTGACACAATTTTACAGTTTTTAACATCTTTTGGAACTTGCATTTAGCAGAGAATGCCGCCAATACACATTTCTGTTTCAAAAATGGTCACTTTATGGAAACCAGGCCCCAGGCAATGCATTACGGTTTTATATATCGCACATAATTATACCAACTATTTTAGCTTATCAATCCTGCATTTTGTTTCTaatcgtttcaaacaataatcaatttttaatgtttattcaAGGAAAAATATTACATAGAATATTTTGCCCATCACGCGACTGTGAAACTCTGAGTTACTCCTTCGTAGGGGTTAATCGCTCCAGACTCAGTTTTGTAGTGTCCGTTGTGCCTTATTCGATACTCTCCTGGTTCCACGGTCTCCCCCACGTCCCATTCAATGGTAACCTCGTTCTCGCCGGTATCAGAATTTGTCCGTTTCCAGAGATACCTAAAACCAAGCAAGCCTCATCTCTGAGCCGCCCAAAACTTGCCAAGTACCTTGTTTCCCAGTTGGCATCGGTCGCCACAACTACCCAGTCATCCCCGGTAGCTTTCTCCACACTGATGTAACTACTCCCGAGTAGACTGTTATGTCGGGGATTTCCTCCCGCCTGAAGCAATCtctttatttcacttttttacaaaacaatcAACTTACAAATTTGACCACGACAGTGTCTCCAGAAGAAACACTTTCAGCAGGTTGCTGTAGACAGTCGCCGAAATTTTGACCTAGTGCAGTACCATCAGCTGCGGCTGGAAACACCAAAGTGATGAGTTGCGACGAGAAATCATGAGGCGTCGGTCCTGGATCTAGTGTCTCCCCCTGGAAAATTTTTCGCCAAACATTTTTCCACTTCGGAAGTCGTCTCAGCTTACCTTGACCATCGCGGCCGCCAACtgtttgaatttatttatgtagAGATTGAGAGTTTGGGGCCCATAGATGGTCGACCCTCCTTCGTATCGCTGCAACTGATTTCAAAAAACGCACAGTCATAACTGAAACATCTTGACTACTCACTTGGTACTCTTCTGGAGTCGCAATGTAGTTGGTGTACACATTACTGTGTCCTGTGAGCACGGGTTTTGTGTTTTCTGGACCACCGTTACTGATTATGGTGTCTTGGACGGCTTCCCTCAGTCTTCTCCCGGACATGGTGGTGAACTCACCTGGTACAGCTATCAGAGCGACTTGTCCAAAGAGAAGAATTTGAGTGGTGACGATTCGGGCTTGCCACGAGTAGGGAAAATCGACCTGAGAGAATTTGTAAGAAAGGGCGTTGCTTGTGTGGTAGACTCACTCCTCCGGTGTTGACGAGGATAGGTTTGGGGGCGTGGCAAGCTATTTCTTCTTCAGTGGGAGGAAAAACGAAGTTTCGAACGGCGTCCCAGAAGGGGTTGTCGGTTATGGTACCTTGGGCGAAGTCGAATTCGCCGGGACCGTCGGTGGTACCGCCGGCAAAGCTGTAGCCCATGGCGGGGGGACATCCTTGGATCTAGGGACATCATTAATAGGCATTTTCTCTAGTTTTAAGGTTTTGGGAAGTTTTTTTGACTTGAATTTGTTGTCTGGGAGATGAAGATTTAGACTGAATAAGGAAAATTCGCAATACAAGACTCTATAAACTCCTTGTAGCGTCTTACATTGGCCTCTGAATGATAGAACGCAATTTTTCAGaagaaattcaaataattgtACAGATTTGCTTACTTCTTGTTCAGTACCGTTGGCTAAAGTGATTGTGGCCTTCTCGTTGGGCATGTCCACATACTGATGTATGTATTTGACCGGTCCTGTGACCTCCTCGGGCTCCGCTTGGTCGAACAGCTCCTGTCAAAAGTACCAAAATCAGCACCCAAGAGTAACCATCACAGATTCTTGCCTTCGCTTTATCTAGAAGCTTTCCAGCGATGATGCTCGTACTCTCGACCATATTGTCTCCTGGTCCAAAAGCTATGCACGTTTTCGCTTCTCCGTTGCAAGTACTCGTTACAAAATCGC from Tenebrio molitor chromosome 8, icTenMoli1.1, whole genome shotgun sequence harbors:
- the LOC138136720 gene encoding neutral ceramidase-like — its product is MKFKAALLLLIIFQPSQIDADYQIGVGRGDCTGPAAEIIFVGFAKISQVGCGLHLRQFSRAFIIDDGDSRVVFVSVDSHSMAHVVKREVLRGLASLYNDTYTHENVILSGIHTHSTPGGWYMQFLLQVSTLGFAQESFDALVDGITRSIINAHENMVEGKIFLTNGTLLDANINRSPASYLYNPEEERAKYDYDVDKEMVQLKFVRSSDNQPIGAINWFAVHANSMNSTNCLVSSDNMGYASILLEAHLNNGSLPGTGEFVGAFASSNLGDVSPNTKGPICVDTGEECDFVTSTCNGDATTCIAFGPGDNMFESTRIIAGKLSDKAKELFHQEEPVEVTGPVKYIHQYVDMPSQQATITLSNGTEQEIQGCTPALGYAFGGGTTDGPGEFPFKQGTESDSLFWNIIRNSIPTSTQEEKDCHAPKPILFNTGRANFPLPWQPRIVPTQILLFGQIALIAVPGEFTTMSGRRLRDAVQDIIISNGGPEDTKPVITGHSNDYTNYIATPEEYQLQRYEGASTIFGPQTLNLYINKYKELAGAMVKGQTVDPGPTPPDYSSPAMTVLPAGPDGVGQNFGECLQQPVESVSSGDTVVVKFVGGNPRHDTLRGGSYISVEKAKENEWVVVANDANWETRYLWKRMNVATGTSEVTIEWDVREGVEPGEYRIRHHGHHKTFTNQVKSYEGVSRNFTVT
- the LOC138136719 gene encoding neutral ceramidase-like, whose amino-acid sequence is MKSKAVLHFLIIFQASQIDADYQIGVGRADCTGPVAEIIFMGYAKLSQVGCGLHLRQFSRAFIVDDGDNRAVFVSIDSATMNHGVRRQVLKNLAALYNDTYTEKNLVLSGTHSHSTPGGFLMDLMLDIPSLGFVQESFDTLVDGITQSIINAHESMVQGKIFLTSGTLLDANINRSPASYLYNPEEERAKYDHDVDKEMVQLKFVRSSDNQPIGAINWFAVHPTSMNNTNCLVSSDNVGYASIQLESHLNNGSLPGTGEFVGAFASSNLGDVSPNTKGPICIDTGEECDFVSSTCNGNVKTCIAFGPGDNMVESTSIIAGKLLDKAKELFHQEDPDEVTGPVRYIHQYVDMPNEKATIILSNGTEKEIQGCPPAMGFSFASGTTDGPGEFGFAQGTTTNNPLWDALSNFISLPTKEQVDCHAPKPILLNTGEVDFPYEWQPRIVTTQILLFGQIALIAVPGEFTTMSGRRLRDAVQDTIISNGGPENTKPVITGHSNVYTNYIATPEEYQLQRYEGASTIFGPQTLNLYIKKYKELAAAMFKGESLDPGPTPPDFSSQLITLVFPAAADGTALGQNFGDCLQQPSESVSSGDTVVVKFAAGNPRHDSLHGSSYTSVEKANGDDWLVVATDANWETRYLWKRTNFLTGENEVTIEWDVGKTVEPGEYRIRHNGHYKTKLGKINRYEGVTQTFTVA
- the LOC138136718 gene encoding neutral ceramidase-like — encoded protein: MKSKAILALLALSCCALVDADYQIGVGRADCTGPAAEIIFMGYAKLSQVGCGLHLRQFSRAFIVDDGENRAVFVSIDSLTMNHGVRRQVLKNLAALYNDTYTEKNLVLSGTHSHSTPGGFLMDLMLDIPCLGFVQESFDSLVDGITQSIINAHESMVEGKIFLTSGTLLDANINRSPASYLYNPDEERAKYDYDVDKEMVQLKFVRSSDNQPIGAINWFAVHPTSMNNTNCLVSSDNVGYASIQLEAYLNNGALPGTGEFVGAFASSNLGDVSPNTKGPICIDTGEECDFVTSTCNGEAKTCIAFGPGDNMVESTSIIAGKLLDKAKELFDQAEPEEVTGPVKYIHQYVDMPNEKATITLANGTEQEIQGCPPAMGYSFAGGTTDGPGEFDFAQGTITDNPFWDAVRNFVFPPTEEEIACHAPKPILVNTGGVDFPYSWQARIVTTQILLFGQVALIAVPGEFTTMSGRRLREAVQDTIISNGGPENTKPVLTGHSNVYTNYIATPEEYQLQRYEGGSTIYGPQTLNLYINKFKQLAAAMVKGETLDPGPTPHDFSSQLITLVFPAAADGTALGQNFGDCLQQPAESVSSGDTVVVKFAGGNPRHNSLLGSSYISVEKATGDDWVVVATDANWETRYLWKRTNSDTGENEVTIEWDVGETVEPGEYRIRHNGHYKTESGAINPYEGVTQSFTVA